One window of the Shewanella litorisediminis genome contains the following:
- a CDS encoding isoaspartyl peptidase/L-asparaginase family protein: MSPASAQENPFGIAIHGGAGTISKAKLTEEQEQAYRDKLEEAVNAGHKILAKGGDSLDAVKAAINILEDSPLFNAGMGAVYTFDGTHELDASIMDGNTMNAGAVAGVKHIKNPIDLALMVMNKSDHVMLSGVGAEEFALTQGMPLVPANTFDTDSRYRQLLDAKAKINAAESAAKDFHASATSLDLDYKFGTVGAVALDKNGNLAAGTSTGGMTAKRFGRIGDSPVIGAGTYAENGVCAVSATGHGEYFIRYHVAADICARMKYQQKNVIQASDEVINQRLVEAGGSGGIIAIDAQGNVATPFNTEGMYRASRVNKDEPLIMIWRDK, translated from the coding sequence ATGTCCCCGGCGTCAGCGCAAGAGAATCCTTTCGGCATTGCCATTCACGGCGGGGCCGGCACCATATCCAAGGCCAAGCTCACCGAAGAGCAGGAGCAGGCGTACCGCGACAAACTGGAAGAAGCCGTTAACGCCGGTCATAAAATTCTGGCAAAAGGTGGCGACAGTCTCGATGCGGTCAAGGCTGCCATCAATATTCTTGAAGACAGTCCGCTGTTTAATGCCGGTATGGGCGCCGTATACACCTTCGACGGTACCCATGAACTCGATGCCTCCATCATGGATGGAAATACCATGAATGCCGGTGCCGTGGCCGGTGTTAAGCACATTAAAAATCCCATTGATTTGGCATTAATGGTGATGAATAAATCTGATCACGTAATGCTGTCTGGTGTGGGGGCTGAAGAATTTGCCCTGACACAGGGGATGCCTTTGGTGCCGGCCAATACCTTTGATACCGACAGCCGTTACCGGCAGCTCCTGGACGCCAAAGCGAAAATCAATGCCGCCGAAAGCGCCGCCAAAGATTTTCATGCATCGGCCACGAGTCTGGATCTGGATTACAAGTTTGGCACTGTGGGCGCGGTCGCCCTGGATAAAAACGGCAATCTGGCGGCCGGGACCTCGACCGGAGGAATGACCGCCAAGCGTTTTGGCCGTATCGGCGACTCGCCGGTTATCGGGGCAGGCACCTATGCCGAGAATGGTGTATGCGCGGTTTCTGCCACGGGGCATGGTGAATACTTCATCCGCTATCACGTGGCCGCCGACATTTGTGCCCGGATGAAGTATCAGCAAAAGAACGTTATCCAGGCGTCTGATGAGGTGATTAACCAGCGCTTGGTGGAGGCTGGCGGCAGTGGTGGCATTATCGCCATCGATGCCCAGGGCAATGTGGCTACACCTTTCAATACCGAAGGCATGTACCGCGCCAGCCGGGTAAATAAAGACGAGCCATTAATTATGATCTGGCGTGACAAATAA
- the hrpA gene encoding ATP-dependent RNA helicase HrpA, with amino-acid sequence MSAARHTLSRAYLQQCYQSDVARIRRELRDIERLGDEAAKAAAFERLAERAEAAKAKVDARLSARPRIQFPDNLPVSQKRDDIAEAIANHQVVIVAGETGSGKTTQLPKICLELGRGSRGLIGHTQPRRLAARSVATRVAEELQSPLGEAVGFKVRFADAINENSYIKLMTDGILLAELSSDKYLNQYDTLIIDEAHERSLNIDFILGYLKQLLPRRPDLKVIITSATIDVDRFSTHFDNAPVIEVSGRTYPVETRYRPLVKDDEPDLDLMDGIFEAVDELMAEGPGDILIFMNGEREIRDTAEQLSRRQYRDTEVLPLYARLSYGEQSKVFKSHTGRRIVLATNVAETSLTVPGIRYVIDPGTARISRYSYRTKVQRLPIEPISQASANQRQGRCGRVGPGICIRLYEETDFLSRPEFTDPEILRTNLASVILQMLAIGLGDIEGFPFIQPPDERHIKDGFLLLEELQAIKLKKGLPQMTPLGRKLAHVPLDPRLARMVIEAADRGALHEALVVTSALSIQDPRERPLEKKQAADEAHSRFADKDSDFVSLLNLWNYIKEQQKALSASQFRKLCKQEYLAYLRVREWQDLYTQVRQSVHELKLKLNSVPADYDSLHRALLSGLLSHIGFKDNNNEYLGARNRRFYVFPGSPLAKKGPKWIVAAELTETSRLFARGCAKIEPEWLEELATHLIKKQHNEPHFEANQGAVVAFENQVLYGLTVVNRRKVQYGPINATEAREIFIRSALAEGQLKTREAFFLHNQKLLEEVESLEHKSRRRDILVDEQVLFDFYNERLPEGIYNAPRLFSWWKEARRKQPELLNFNEEMLYARQTGHVSKLDFPDVWHQGNLSFALSYHFEPGAQDDGVSVHIPVALLNQVEDNGFDYLVPGLREEKCVALIKSLPKSQRRNFVPAPDYARAAVQAMSQELPLLDSLAKQLLRMTGTRVSSEDFVLTELPRHLLMHFKIEDDHGKLVGEGRDLDALKANLQGVVAKAIRQVAKSGIEQAGLTEWSIEDLPAQFQRKKGNYEVKAFPALVDEKDSVAVKLFDDEHQAQKAHARGVRRLLLINIPSPVKHLQQALPNKAKLAMYFNPFGQVQLLIDDIIDAAVAQILDGQRLEVRSKAGFDSARDAVRADLNSVAEQISLKVEQILTLHNQIKKRLKGKISLDIAFAMSDIQTQLDRLVYKGFVADCGHARLSDIIRFLKAIEHRLEKLPVDPVRDKLQLLSIHKVEQALEAQLGKVPKSQPVPEHLLEARWLIEELRVSLFAQVLGTSVPISEKRVLLHIQQ; translated from the coding sequence TTGAGCGCTGCAAGACACACTCTCTCCCGTGCATATTTACAACAATGTTATCAATCGGATGTGGCCCGTATTCGCCGTGAGCTCAGAGACATTGAGCGTCTCGGTGACGAGGCTGCCAAGGCCGCTGCATTCGAGCGTCTGGCCGAGCGGGCCGAAGCGGCCAAAGCCAAGGTAGACGCCAGACTCAGCGCGCGTCCACGCATTCAATTTCCCGATAATCTGCCGGTCTCGCAAAAGCGCGACGATATCGCCGAGGCCATCGCCAATCATCAGGTGGTGATAGTTGCCGGTGAAACAGGCTCGGGTAAAACCACCCAGCTGCCGAAAATCTGCCTTGAGCTTGGCCGGGGAAGTCGTGGCCTGATTGGTCACACCCAGCCACGCCGTCTGGCTGCCCGCAGTGTGGCAACCCGGGTCGCCGAAGAGCTGCAAAGCCCGCTGGGTGAAGCCGTGGGCTTTAAGGTGCGTTTTGCCGATGCCATCAATGAAAACAGCTATATCAAGCTGATGACCGACGGTATCCTGCTGGCAGAGCTGTCGTCAGATAAGTATCTGAATCAATACGATACTCTCATTATCGACGAAGCCCACGAGCGCAGCCTCAATATTGATTTTATTTTGGGTTACCTAAAGCAGCTGTTGCCGAGGCGCCCGGATCTCAAGGTTATCATCACCTCGGCCACCATCGATGTGGACAGGTTTTCAACCCATTTTGACAATGCCCCCGTGATTGAAGTGTCGGGTCGCACCTATCCGGTGGAAACCCGCTATCGGCCGCTGGTGAAGGACGATGAGCCGGATCTGGATTTGATGGACGGGATCTTCGAGGCCGTCGATGAGCTGATGGCCGAAGGCCCGGGCGATATCCTGATTTTTATGAACGGTGAGCGGGAAATCCGTGACACCGCCGAGCAGCTGTCCCGCAGGCAGTACCGTGATACCGAGGTATTGCCCCTCTACGCACGCCTGTCCTACGGCGAGCAGTCCAAGGTGTTCAAGTCACACACAGGTCGGCGAATCGTGCTGGCCACCAACGTGGCCGAAACCTCGCTTACTGTGCCCGGTATTCGTTATGTGATTGACCCGGGTACGGCACGCATCAGTCGTTACAGCTATCGCACCAAGGTGCAGCGCCTGCCCATTGAACCCATCAGTCAGGCCAGCGCCAACCAGCGTCAGGGACGTTGTGGCCGGGTAGGGCCGGGTATTTGTATTCGTCTTTATGAAGAAACGGATTTTCTGTCACGGCCGGAATTTACCGACCCGGAAATTCTGCGCACCAATCTGGCGTCTGTGATATTGCAGATGCTTGCCATTGGCCTGGGTGACATCGAGGGCTTCCCCTTTATTCAGCCACCCGATGAGCGCCATATTAAAGACGGCTTTTTGCTGCTGGAAGAACTGCAGGCCATCAAGCTCAAGAAGGGCTTGCCGCAGATGACACCCCTTGGCCGCAAGCTTGCCCATGTGCCACTGGACCCCCGTCTTGCCCGCATGGTGATTGAGGCGGCTGACAGGGGCGCCCTGCACGAAGCCCTGGTGGTCACCTCGGCGTTGTCCATTCAGGACCCGCGGGAGCGCCCACTTGAGAAAAAGCAGGCCGCCGATGAGGCCCATAGCCGCTTTGCCGATAAAGACTCTGACTTTGTTTCCTTGCTCAACTTGTGGAACTACATCAAGGAGCAGCAAAAGGCGCTCTCCGCCAGCCAGTTCCGTAAATTGTGCAAGCAGGAATATCTCGCGTATCTCCGGGTGCGGGAATGGCAAGACCTCTATACCCAGGTGCGCCAGAGCGTGCATGAGCTGAAACTTAAGCTCAACAGCGTGCCGGCGGACTACGACAGCCTGCACCGCGCGCTCTTGTCCGGTCTCTTGAGCCATATTGGCTTTAAAGACAATAACAACGAGTATTTGGGCGCCCGTAATCGCCGTTTTTACGTGTTCCCGGGCTCGCCCCTGGCGAAAAAAGGCCCCAAATGGATAGTGGCGGCGGAGCTTACTGAAACCAGTCGTTTGTTTGCCCGTGGCTGCGCCAAAATAGAGCCCGAGTGGCTTGAAGAGCTTGCGACCCACCTCATCAAGAAGCAGCACAACGAACCACATTTCGAGGCCAATCAGGGCGCGGTGGTGGCGTTTGAGAATCAGGTACTCTACGGCCTTACCGTGGTGAATCGTCGCAAGGTGCAGTACGGCCCAATCAATGCTACCGAAGCGCGGGAAATCTTTATCCGCAGCGCGTTGGCTGAAGGTCAGCTGAAAACCCGGGAAGCCTTTTTCCTTCATAACCAGAAGCTTCTGGAAGAAGTGGAGTCGCTCGAACATAAGTCCCGTCGCCGAGACATTCTGGTGGATGAGCAGGTGCTGTTTGACTTCTATAACGAGCGGCTGCCTGAAGGCATCTACAATGCCCCGAGACTCTTCAGCTGGTGGAAGGAAGCCAGACGCAAACAGCCAGAACTTTTGAACTTCAATGAAGAGATGCTCTATGCCCGCCAGACTGGGCATGTCTCCAAACTGGACTTTCCCGATGTGTGGCATCAGGGCAACTTAAGCTTCGCCCTGAGTTACCATTTCGAACCGGGCGCACAGGATGATGGCGTCAGTGTGCACATTCCGGTGGCGCTGCTCAATCAGGTGGAAGACAACGGCTTTGATTATCTGGTGCCGGGCCTTAGGGAAGAAAAATGCGTTGCGTTGATTAAATCACTGCCCAAGTCACAGAGGCGCAACTTTGTGCCGGCGCCTGACTATGCCCGTGCGGCGGTTCAGGCTATGTCACAGGAGCTGCCGCTTCTCGATTCCCTGGCTAAACAACTGCTGCGCATGACAGGCACAAGGGTGAGCTCTGAAGACTTTGTGCTGACTGAACTCCCAAGGCATCTTTTGATGCACTTTAAAATTGAAGATGACCACGGCAAGCTGGTGGGTGAGGGCCGGGATCTCGATGCCCTCAAGGCGAACTTACAGGGCGTGGTGGCCAAGGCCATCCGTCAGGTCGCCAAGTCCGGCATTGAGCAAGCCGGGCTGACCGAGTGGAGCATCGAAGATTTACCCGCGCAGTTTCAGCGTAAAAAAGGCAACTATGAGGTCAAAGCCTTCCCCGCGCTGGTGGATGAAAAAGACTCGGTGGCCGTTAAGCTGTTTGATGATGAGCACCAGGCACAAAAGGCCCATGCCCGGGGTGTGCGCCGCTTGCTGCTTATCAATATCCCGTCGCCGGTTAAGCATCTCCAGCAGGCGCTGCCCAACAAGGCCAAGCTTGCCATGTACTTTAACCCCTTTGGGCAGGTCCAGCTGCTGATTGACGACATCATAGATGCGGCGGTGGCGCAGATTCTGGACGGGCAGCGGCTTGAAGTGCGCAGCAAGGCCGGGTTCGACAGCGCAAGGGATGCGGTGCGCGCCGACTTGAACAGTGTGGCCGAGCAAATCTCCCTCAAAGTGGAGCAAATTCTCACCCTGCACAATCAAATCAAGAAGCGCCTCAAGGGCAAGATAAGTCTCGATATCGCCTTTGCCATGAGTGACATACAAACGCAGCTCGACAGATTGGTATACAAGGGGTTTGTGGCCGATTGCGGTCATGCAAGGTTGAGCGACATCATCCGCTTCTTAAAGGCCATCGAACATCGCCTGGAGAAGCTCCCGGTGGATCCGGTTCGCGACAAATTGCAGCTGCTGTCCATCCACAAGGTTGAGCAGGCACTGGAGGCTCAGCTCGGCAAGGTGCCCAAAAGCCAACCGGTGCCTGAGCATCTGTTGGAGGCGCGCTGGCTCATTGAAGAGCTCAGGGTGTCGTTGTTTGCCCAGGTGCTGGGCACCTCAGTTCCCATTTCGGAAAAGCGCGTGCTGCTCCACATTCAACAATAG
- a CDS encoding autotransporter assembly complex protein TamA → MQPGTFAPLKANFLSILTAATLIGPMQVNADSDPLLRINVSGVDEALEKNILAHLGSLPESQEQRRAFLFNVQDGVDDALQSVGYYHGELSQKLSRPDKGPWELQLTVTPGEPTRIDWVDIRFAGEMLNDATFNKWLDGVNLKPGEILNHGIYETHKAELSALALSRGYFDSKYTKAEIRVNRDENRATISLHFDSSDRYRLGDVSFEGDTLDEGFLDKLIPFKHQSPYATKRLSALNSRLQETGYFRSTKVLPLIDKAQNGEVPIKVELENRPNHSIELGLGADIGSSSDSTFEPRVRVTWRTPQINSHGHSQETSIEWSPDRPKFLTTYTIPLTHPLDDQLKLRLGLLRDKYGVTQVYDPEALDFRNTGQLESSKQLLGVLRQQSLADGWLMGYSLDYIRESYTQFDTDYSPSFLLAGFSLSNTVRGDATLDPKWGYRHSYSVDYADPALGSATRLTRFQAKFKWIDTFFSKHRVVARADFGLNLVNDGDLALVPPSLRYFTGGDQSIRGYAFQEIGPYIEFTNDDGQIAREVIGGRYLAVGSLEYQYYLTPTWRLGSFVDAGNAFDKEQFEPVVSVGGGVHWISPIGPIKLDLGVGLTETDTLERSWRIHLTMGSEL, encoded by the coding sequence CTGCAACCCGGGACTTTTGCGCCTTTGAAAGCGAATTTTTTAAGTATTCTCACAGCCGCCACCTTAATTGGCCCCATGCAGGTCAACGCAGACAGCGATCCTTTACTGCGGATAAACGTCAGCGGCGTGGATGAAGCGCTCGAAAAAAATATCCTTGCTCACCTGGGCTCCTTGCCGGAATCCCAGGAGCAAAGGCGTGCATTCCTGTTTAATGTTCAAGACGGTGTTGACGATGCGCTGCAGTCTGTTGGCTACTACCATGGTGAACTCAGCCAAAAACTGAGTCGCCCGGATAAAGGTCCCTGGGAGCTGCAGCTGACGGTCACTCCGGGTGAACCAACCCGGATAGATTGGGTGGACATTCGCTTTGCCGGTGAAATGCTCAATGACGCGACTTTTAACAAATGGCTTGACGGTGTAAACCTCAAGCCGGGTGAGATTCTCAATCATGGTATTTATGAAACCCATAAGGCCGAGCTGAGTGCATTAGCCCTGTCCCGCGGCTATTTTGACAGCAAGTACACCAAAGCAGAAATCCGGGTAAACCGTGATGAGAACCGCGCCACCATCAGCCTGCATTTTGATTCCAGCGACCGTTACCGCCTCGGTGATGTTAGCTTTGAAGGCGATACCCTGGATGAGGGGTTTCTAGACAAGCTCATTCCCTTTAAACACCAAAGCCCCTATGCAACAAAGCGGCTTTCAGCACTGAACAGCCGCTTGCAGGAAACCGGTTATTTTCGCTCTACCAAGGTTCTCCCTCTAATCGACAAAGCTCAAAACGGGGAAGTTCCCATAAAAGTTGAGCTGGAAAACCGACCGAATCACTCCATTGAACTCGGCTTGGGGGCAGACATCGGCTCAAGCAGCGACAGCACATTCGAGCCCAGAGTCAGGGTGACCTGGCGCACGCCACAAATCAACAGCCACGGCCATTCCCAGGAAACCAGCATCGAATGGTCCCCTGACAGGCCAAAGTTTTTAACTACCTATACCATCCCCCTCACCCATCCGCTGGACGATCAGTTAAAACTGAGGCTGGGGCTGTTGCGGGATAAATACGGTGTAACTCAGGTGTATGACCCTGAGGCGCTGGACTTCAGAAACACAGGTCAGTTGGAGTCCAGTAAACAGTTGCTGGGGGTGCTCAGACAGCAGTCACTTGCCGATGGCTGGTTGATGGGGTACTCGCTGGATTATATCCGTGAGAGCTATACCCAGTTTGATACAGATTATTCGCCTTCTTTCCTGCTGGCAGGTTTTAGCCTGTCCAATACGGTCAGGGGGGATGCGACTCTCGACCCCAAGTGGGGTTATCGGCATTCCTACAGTGTTGATTATGCCGATCCGGCCCTGGGCTCAGCCACCCGCCTGACCCGCTTTCAGGCCAAATTCAAATGGATAGACACCTTCTTTAGCAAACACCGTGTGGTTGCCAGGGCCGATTTTGGCTTGAATCTGGTGAACGACGGGGACCTGGCGTTGGTACCGCCTTCACTGAGGTACTTCACCGGCGGCGATCAGAGTATCCGCGGCTACGCGTTTCAGGAAATTGGGCCCTATATCGAGTTCACCAATGATGATGGCCAAATCGCCCGCGAAGTCATAGGGGGCCGCTACCTCGCAGTCGGCAGCCTTGAATATCAATATTATCTGACGCCGACCTGGCGTTTGGGCTCCTTTGTGGATGCAGGTAATGCGTTTGATAAGGAACAGTTTGAACCCGTGGTATCAGTTGGTGGTGGAGTCCACTGGATCTCTCCCATAGGCCCCATCAAGCTCGACTTGGGTGTTGGCCTGACTGAAACCGATACGCTGGAGCGCTCATGGCGAATCCACCTGACCATGGGTAGCGAATTATGA
- a CDS encoding CBS domain-containing protein, translated as MDSIKVREHMDRQAVMLKPEMTLATAVELLLEHKKNGAPVVDNDKHLVGFLSQQDCLAIMLKSSYHCDLTATVADVMRTDVLQVSPDDSVLRLAEQMTGAKPKIYPVVDNGKVIGIINRTHVLEAMNVYMQQCYLAPA; from the coding sequence ATGGATTCAATTAAAGTCAGGGAGCATATGGACAGGCAGGCCGTAATGCTCAAACCTGAGATGACGCTTGCTACGGCCGTTGAGCTGTTGCTGGAACACAAAAAAAATGGCGCACCCGTGGTAGATAATGACAAACATCTGGTGGGCTTTTTATCCCAGCAGGATTGTTTGGCCATCATGCTCAAGAGCAGTTATCACTGTGATTTAACCGCAACCGTAGCGGATGTTATGCGGACCGATGTACTGCAGGTCTCGCCCGATGACAGCGTTCTGCGGCTGGCCGAGCAAATGACAGGTGCCAAGCCGAAAATCTATCCGGTGGTGGATAATGGCAAGGTGATAGGCATTATCAACCGTACCCACGTGCTTGAGGCCATGAACGTCTATATGCAGCAATGCTATCTTGCACCGGCCTGA
- a CDS encoding periplasmic nitrate reductase, NapE protein, producing MSSDPKQDEKRLELKIFIFLTVFLAPLLAVGLVSALGFAIWLSQIFTGPPGAG from the coding sequence ATGAGTTCCGATCCCAAACAAGATGAAAAGCGTCTGGAGCTGAAGATCTTTATCTTTCTGACCGTATTTTTGGCGCCGCTCCTGGCAGTAGGCCTGGTGTCTGCTCTGGGTTTCGCCATCTGGCTAAGCCAGATATTCACCGGTCCACC